The following proteins are co-located in the Acinetobacter shaoyimingii genome:
- the glmM gene encoding phosphoglucosamine mutase, whose translation MSYFGTDGIRGKFGELPITPEFALKLGFAAGKVLKQLSPKNKPIVVLGKDTRLSGYILEAALQAGLNAAGVYVHLLGPLPTPAIAHLTRALHADLGIVISASHNPFFDNGIKFFSGEGKKLPDSIQDAINQELEKEIVIEDNSNLGKSVRVRDANGRYIEFCKSTFPYHFDLRNLKIVVDCANGAAYSVGPAVFKELGAKVIALNNEPDGLNINQDCGSTHPEALQKAVVQHQADVGIAFDGDADRVIMVDKNGEQITGDHILYILATKASQKPAGIVGTVMSNMALELALEKAEVPFVRAKVGDRYVLQNLEDNNWVIGGEPSGHILTLDKSTTGDAIIAALQVLTVMVEQEKALHELVEDFKLLPNVLVNVRLEEMFDPFAIPALVQRFDEAEEQLKGRGRILIRKSGTEPIIRVMVEGDNHDEVTELANALADAVRANAA comes from the coding sequence ATGAGTTATTTTGGTACAGACGGTATTCGTGGCAAATTTGGTGAACTCCCAATTACACCAGAATTTGCATTGAAACTCGGTTTCGCAGCAGGGAAGGTATTAAAACAACTCAGCCCTAAAAACAAACCGATTGTGGTTTTAGGCAAAGACACGCGTCTATCAGGTTATATTCTTGAAGCTGCATTACAGGCTGGTCTAAATGCTGCTGGTGTGTATGTGCATTTGCTGGGCCCATTACCAACTCCAGCAATTGCGCATTTAACTCGTGCTTTACACGCTGACTTAGGTATTGTGATTTCAGCATCTCATAACCCATTCTTTGACAATGGGATTAAATTCTTTTCGGGTGAAGGGAAAAAATTGCCTGATAGTATTCAAGATGCAATCAATCAAGAATTAGAAAAAGAGATTGTGATTGAAGACAACTCAAACTTGGGTAAAAGCGTTCGTGTAAGAGATGCCAATGGTCGTTATATCGAATTTTGTAAATCGACATTCCCCTACCATTTTGATCTGCGCAATTTAAAAATTGTGGTGGACTGTGCCAATGGTGCAGCATATAGCGTTGGTCCTGCAGTGTTCAAAGAATTGGGTGCAAAAGTGATTGCACTGAATAATGAACCAGATGGGTTGAACATTAACCAAGATTGTGGTTCTACACACCCTGAAGCATTGCAAAAAGCAGTTGTTCAACATCAAGCGGATGTCGGTATTGCCTTTGATGGTGATGCTGACCGTGTGATTATGGTGGACAAGAATGGTGAGCAAATCACGGGTGACCATATCTTGTATATTTTGGCGACCAAAGCCAGCCAAAAACCAGCAGGGATTGTCGGTACAGTCATGAGTAATATGGCACTGGAGCTTGCTTTAGAAAAAGCAGAAGTTCCATTTGTACGTGCTAAAGTCGGTGACCGTTATGTACTGCAAAATCTAGAAGATAATAACTGGGTTATTGGTGGTGAACCTTCAGGTCATATTTTGACTTTAGACAAGAGCACCACGGGTGATGCGATCATTGCTGCATTGCAAGTCCTTACCGTGATGGTAGAGCAAGAAAAAGCGCTACATGAGTTGGTCGAAGACTTTAAGCTTTTGCCGAATGTCTTGGTCAATGTGCGTTTAGAGGAAATGTTTGACCCATTTGCAATTCCTGCATTGGTTCAACGTTTTGATGAAGCTGAAGAACAATTGAAAGGTCGTGGTCGTATCTTGATTCGTAAATCAGGCACTGAACCGATTATTCGCGTGATGGTTGAAGGCGATAATCATGACGAAGTGACTGAACTAGCCAATGCTTTGGCTGATGCAGTTCGAGCAAATGCAGCTTGA
- the recJ gene encoding single-stranded-DNA-specific exonuclease RecJ → MPKITIQQRPLMTRPENFQGVSPLIAHILARRGVQSEQELELKLKHLLAPKMKGLDQAIQIIDEAIDQRKKIVIVGDYDADGATSTALMILALRAMDADVEYLVPDRFKYGYGLTPAIADLAFVTYTPDLLITVDNGISSHEGVAQAQAHGMQVIVTDHHLTTKPTPNAEAVVNPNQLGCEFPSKALAGVGVAFYVLANLSSHRAKLGKSSAKMTQYLDLVALGTYADVASLDYNNRILVDTGVKRIQQSQCRAGIIALLDIAGRDPSQLKAQDLGFVIGPRINAAGRMETMDIGIECLLAEDMQTAYTLARQLNDLNLERRHVESEMKQDALKAMEHLQLDQNQLPPALILFEDHWHQGVIGIVAGRLKEQFHRPSIVFALDKDGEHIKGSARSIEGIHIRDAIEKVAEQHPHLVSFFGGHAAAAGLTIKKDNFQAFKQAFQALISDMDDELFQATLWTDGELDASDFKVQTVDVLQALGPWGQKFPAPIFDGVFKILEYRWLKDVHLKLKLALSNGQMVEAIAFNAADKFNFDESQHSVRLVYELDKNEYKGNVSLQLRVLHLEQ, encoded by the coding sequence ATGCCTAAAATCACCATTCAACAAAGACCACTGATGACACGCCCTGAAAACTTTCAGGGCGTGTCTCCCTTGATTGCCCATATTTTGGCAAGGCGAGGTGTACAGTCAGAACAAGAACTTGAATTAAAGCTGAAACATTTGCTTGCGCCGAAAATGAAAGGTTTGGATCAAGCGATTCAAATCATAGATGAGGCGATCGATCAAAGAAAAAAAATCGTAATTGTCGGTGACTATGATGCCGATGGGGCAACCAGTACAGCCCTGATGATTTTGGCTTTAAGAGCAATGGATGCAGATGTTGAATATTTGGTGCCAGATCGATTTAAGTATGGGTATGGTCTAACACCTGCAATTGCCGATTTAGCATTTGTCACCTATACGCCCGATTTACTGATTACTGTAGATAATGGTATTTCAAGCCATGAGGGGGTTGCTCAAGCTCAAGCACATGGCATGCAAGTGATTGTGACAGATCATCATTTAACAACCAAACCTACACCGAATGCAGAAGCCGTGGTGAATCCCAATCAATTGGGTTGTGAGTTTCCAAGTAAGGCTTTAGCTGGGGTCGGTGTCGCCTTTTATGTGTTGGCAAATTTATCGAGTCATCGGGCAAAATTAGGTAAATCTTCAGCCAAAATGACCCAATATCTAGATTTGGTGGCATTAGGTACCTATGCTGATGTTGCAAGTTTAGATTATAACAACCGCATATTGGTCGATACTGGCGTCAAACGGATTCAACAAAGCCAATGTCGGGCTGGAATTATTGCATTATTAGATATTGCAGGGCGTGATCCATCGCAGCTCAAAGCACAAGATTTAGGTTTTGTCATTGGACCTCGTATCAATGCAGCAGGGCGTATGGAAACCATGGACATTGGCATAGAATGTCTATTGGCAGAGGATATGCAAACTGCCTATACCTTGGCTCGTCAGCTGAACGATTTAAATCTAGAACGTCGTCATGTTGAATCAGAAATGAAACAAGATGCGCTTAAAGCCATGGAGCATTTGCAACTGGATCAAAATCAGTTGCCTCCCGCACTCATTTTGTTTGAAGATCATTGGCATCAGGGTGTGATTGGCATTGTCGCTGGACGTTTAAAAGAACAGTTTCATCGTCCAAGTATTGTGTTTGCACTGGATAAAGATGGTGAGCATATCAAAGGTTCTGCACGTTCTATTGAAGGTATTCATATTCGAGATGCGATTGAAAAAGTCGCAGAGCAACATCCGCATTTGGTGAGTTTTTTTGGTGGGCATGCAGCTGCGGCAGGGTTAACCATTAAGAAAGACAATTTCCAAGCATTTAAACAGGCTTTTCAAGCATTGATTTCTGACATGGATGATGAGCTCTTTCAAGCGACTTTATGGACAGATGGTGAACTAGATGCATCCGATTTTAAAGTTCAAACCGTAGATGTGCTTCAAGCACTCGGACCTTGGGGACAAAAGTTTCCAGCGCCTATTTTTGATGGTGTTTTTAAAATTTTAGAATACCGATGGCTCAAAGACGTTCATTTAAAGTTAAAACTGGCTTTGTCGAATGGTCAAATGGTTGAAGCGATTGCTTTTAATGCAGCAGATAAATTTAATTTTGATGAGTCTCAACATTCAGTTCGTTTGGTCTATGAGTTGGATAAAAATGAATATAAAGGCAATGTCAGTTTGCAACTTCGGGTGCTACATCTAGAGCAATAA
- the pdxH gene encoding pyridoxamine 5'-phosphate oxidase — MSDLIKDLSELRLSYQKGELHEAEVLANPHEQFLQWFNQALNAQLHEPYAMSLATANAQGRPHVRTVLLRGATELGYDFYTNYDSQKGLDLAQNPYAELLFYWPELERQIRVGGQVVKISEQESTDYYHKRPRDSQIAAHISTPQSGIIESRELLQSRFQKLHDDVANQPELSKPEFWGGYRLQPEHYEFWQGRPNRLHDRLTYEKMDDVWTLKRLMP, encoded by the coding sequence ATGAGTGACTTGATTAAAGACTTGAGCGAGCTTCGTTTAAGTTATCAGAAAGGGGAATTGCATGAAGCTGAAGTGCTTGCAAATCCGCACGAGCAATTTTTGCAATGGTTTAATCAAGCACTCAATGCTCAATTGCATGAACCGTATGCCATGTCATTGGCAACGGCAAATGCACAAGGTCGCCCTCACGTACGTACGGTATTGCTTCGTGGTGCAACAGAACTCGGTTATGACTTTTATACCAATTACGACAGTCAAAAAGGCTTAGATTTAGCACAAAATCCTTATGCAGAATTGTTGTTTTATTGGCCTGAGTTAGAACGTCAAATACGGGTCGGTGGTCAAGTTGTCAAAATTTCTGAACAAGAATCGACAGATTATTACCATAAACGTCCACGTGATAGTCAAATTGCAGCGCATATCAGTACCCCGCAAAGTGGGATAATTGAAAGCCGTGAATTGCTTCAATCACGTTTTCAAAAACTCCATGATGATGTTGCAAACCAACCTGAGTTAAGTAAGCCTGAGTTTTGGGGGGGCTACCGTTTACAGCCTGAGCATTATGAATTTTGGCAAGGTCGTCCGAATCGTTTACATGATCGCCTGACTTATGAAAAAATGGATGATGTATGGACACTCAAAAGATTGATGCCTTAA